Proteins co-encoded in one Amaranthus tricolor cultivar Red isolate AtriRed21 chromosome 7, ASM2621246v1, whole genome shotgun sequence genomic window:
- the LOC130817649 gene encoding uncharacterized protein LOC130817649, giving the protein MANPHFKRILFFLQKRFYNAVSSSTNPNNSTKMVDRITDASYKRKTSIEICNSTSHLSFRIQYLTKACGLSLDSAISASKKVKLDGKKKYHYDSVVSFFKSHNFSDTHIAKLIEKYPGVLQLSISIKVEPKIQFLIQNGFDGLLLPEFVVSMPLILVRSLDAQLKPMIALLKGFLSSPEKILVSVRRGGSWCSNFERVQQNVDYLIEQGVPKNRIADMFLWHPMGMCHANDRVKYGVEKLKSIGISPSTPMFIHALRAILSLSESTWKRKRKIFESLGWSYDDFISTITRNPLCLCCSEEKLRQSMDYFVNTIKIDKQSVIGNPKILMYSIEKRVEPRYRIWKILGERNLKRPAFIWMLDRPENLFIKRYVTKYSDTHPDLLQIYQKCKEKTISPEGEEDCI; this is encoded by the coding sequence ATGGCAAATCCTCATTTCAAAAGAATACTTTTCTTTCTCCAAAAACGATTTTACAATGCAGTTTCATCTTCAACAAACCCTAATAATTCAACCAAAATGGTTGATAGAATTACTGATGCAAGTTATAAGAGAAAGACTAGTATTGAAATTTGCAACTCAACCTCACATTTATCTTTCCGTATTCAATACCTTACAAAAGCTTGTGGGCTTTCTTTAGATTCAGCTATTTCTGCATCTAAAAAGGTGAAATTGGATGGGAAGAAGAAGTATCACTACGATTCTGTTGTCTCTTTTTTCAAATCCCATAACTTTTCTGATACCCACATTGCTAAGCTAATTGAAAAGTACCCGGGTGTTCTTCAATTAAGCATTTCAATTAAGGTTGAGCCTAAGATCCAATTTCTTATCCAAAATGGATTTGATGGTCTGTTACTTCCTGAATTTGTAGTTTCCATGCCCTTGATTTTGGTTAGGAGTTTAGATGCTCAATTGAAACCAATGATTGCATtacttaagggttttttaagttcTCCAGAGAAGATATTGGTTTCTGTTCGTCGTGGTGGATCTTGGTGTAGTAATTTTGAACGAGTGCAACAGAATGTGGATTACTTGATTGAACAAGGAGTGCCCAAGAATAGGATTGCAGATATGTTCCTCTGGCATCCAATGGGTATGTGTCATGCTAATGACAGGGTGAAATATGGAGTTGAAAAGTTAAAAAGCATTGGAATTTCTCCTAGTACTCCTATGTTTATACACGCTCTTCGAGCGATCTTATCGTTGAGTGAGTCGACATGGAAGAGAAAAAGGAAGATTTTTGAGAGTTTAGGTTGGTCTTATGATGATTTTATATCAACAATTACAAGAAATCCACTTTGTTTGTGTTGTTCCGAGGAGAAACTTAGACAATCTATGGATTATTTTGTCAACACTATCAAAATTGATAAGCAGAGTGTTATTGGTAACCCCAAGATTCTTATGTATTCAATTGAGAAGAGGGTAGAGCCCAGGTACAGGATTTGGAAGATTTTGGGGGAAAGAAACCTGAAACGACCTGCTTTTATTTGGATGCTTGATAGACCCGAAAATCTATTCATTAAGCGGTATGTTACTAAGTATTCTGATACACATCCTGATCTTCTTCAAATCTATCAAAAATGCAAGGAAAAAACAATCAGTCCTGAAGGTGAAGAGGATTGCATTTAA